The Fulvivirga maritima genome segment GAATACCTTCTACTGTGATAGTGCTCCACGCCTGGTAATCTCCCGTGTTAGGCATAGTGATAGTTTCAGATACTTTCACATCATTAGCATATAGCTTCACTTTGCCCAAACCTGAGGGAGACGCCACTCTGAACGATACATGATAGCTGCCTTCCTCTTCCACATTGATTGTATATTGTAACCACTCTTCCGGCATTGTCCAACCGACGTTATAACCATTAGTCAGCTCATCTGAACAGCCTTCTATATCTACTCCAGCATTTCTGTATTGCCCGCCGCTATTCCAGCTGGCTCCACCTGAAGTTCCTGAAGTATTGGAAGCATCAACATCATAATAAGCATAACCGTTTTTACCAAGATCATAATCTACAGCGTAGATCAATAGGTTATCGCCCACTGTCAGGTCATGTGACTTGAAAGGTTTTGTCTCATTAGTGTGAGGTTGCCTGATTAGCGCATCCACCACATCTTTTCTGTATTCACAATTTTCCAGCTTTGTATTTTCAGCAAACTGCATTAGCCCTTCATAAGCCTCTGTTTCTGAAGGTGCTTCGGCGGCTCCATTCCAATAGTCAATTACCTGCTGATAGCCTTCTCCTTTATGAATTTGCAAAGGATTATTTCCACCAGTTTTCTTCAACGGCCACCAGGACCATCCCATATCATTCTCTTCAAAAAGCTGGACAGCGTTAGTAAACCAGGTATTAGAATTTTCACCTGTCTCACCTAACCAAATAGGCACATTACGGTCATTTCGCATATCTAGCATGCCTTGGATAGCTCCTACGTCATTGGCATTCCAGTATTTATGGTAGCTAACCACCATATTATCATCCCAGAGTTCTGGCAAGCCTGCGTAGTTATTTCCCCAGCAGTTTCCTTCTATAATTACAATATGATTCTGATCTACCTCTCTTATGGCCTCTGTAACTTCTTTTTGCAAATCCCAGAGTTCCGTATTTTCTGACTCAGAACATCCGTTGGGATCTCCGGCATGATCCTGAAAGCCCCAATTAGGTTCATTAATAATGTCATAAGCAGCTATCATAGGTTCATCCGCATACCTTTCGGCAAGCTTTCTCCATAGAGCTACCATTTTAGCCTTGTTAGCCTCACTTTCCCATAACGATGGTTTGGTGGGATCATAATCATTGATATCGGCATTTTCTCCCTGTCCGCCAGGGGTGGCATGCAGGTCTAAAATAAGGTATACATTATGGGTTTTACACCACTGAAGCAGGTTATCTGTTAACTCGAAGCCTTTGTTCAGCCAGGTAATCTCTTCATTGGTTTCCTCTTCAATAGGTGGAGTGAAGAGATTATAATGCATAGGTAGCCTTATCATATTAAAACCCCAGGAGCTCAGAGAATCCACATCTATCTCCTGCATATGATTCGCGAGCCAGGCATCATAAAACTCATTCTTTTTATCCTCGCCAATAAGCTCAGTGATCCTTCTTTGAATCTGAAATTGAGGTCCGCCAGTCTCTAGCATATACCCTTCTTGCAGCATCCAGCCGCCTAGCCCCATTCCTCTCCACAAGACCTCTTCTCCGCTGTTACTGTCTATAATGCGCCCTTGGTGTGCCTGTAAAAAGCCCTGGGACTTTGCATCATAAAAAAAGGTAATTAAAAGTATAGAACAACATAGTATAATCTGCTTTTTCATAATATATCCATGAGTGTTATAAAAACAGCCTGATCAGGTTTGACCAGGCTGACATTAATTTTATCGGGTACCTCTAAACTCTACCCGATCTATTACAATACCTCCATCACCGAGATTGACTCCTCCGGTTCTGATAACCAAGTACTTGGTGCCTCCAGTCTCAAATTCTATTTCTCCATTTTCTTCTACTAAAGAACCTGTACATCCTATCACTGCGAGATTACCACTGAAGGCGCTATTTCCACAGCCAACCCATGTGTTTAACCCCATGAGGTTTCCGCCCTCACTATATTCTACTCCTTCCTCGGGTTCTGTATCTCCCATGTAAACTTCTAACCAAACATCTGTAGCTCCATTTCCAGATAAATAAACTGATAGATTATAAACCTTATCTGCCTCTACATTAATAGGCTGATAAATACCTACATGTCCATCATTATTTCCGGAAGCAACCATATGGCCGTCTTCCAGATTGATATCAACATCATGATTGGCACTGATATAAAATTTCGTCCAATACTCAAAACTATCCATATCAGCTCCTTGAATTAAGTTACCAGCAGCAGGATCTGAAGTAGCCACAGTTATCATTTGAGTCTCAGATTCATCAATACCTCCTGGAGAAACCGCCCTAAGTCTCACTTCATATTCTCCTTGATCAGGGAAAAACACAGTGTCTTGAGGTTCTCCTTTTTCAAACCCTCTTCCCATGTCCCAGTAGGTCATAAAAGCATTAGGCGTAGTATTCTCCAATATGAAGAAGTTTGGTTCACCAGCCACTTCACTCACTGTAAAACTGGCCTCTTCAGGCTGCCCTAGTGACAAGTCTTCATCTTCCGGAGTACAAGCAGCAGCCAGTACAAAACAGGATAGGCTCGTTACTTTTAAAAAGTTATATATATGATTTTTCATAATTTACTAATGTTTTAAAGAAGACGATTTTAGTAGTTAGGATCTTGCTCTAGCATGGTATCAGTAAGCTCTCTCAATGGAATAGGAAGCCTCTCATTTTTACCTGGTGTAAAGCCTTTTTCAGTTAACCCTTGAGTGACTCTACCGTTACGCATCAGGTCAAACCAACGCTGACCTTCACCAGCTAACTCCAGCCTTCTCTCTCTTAAGATATTATCCATATTTACTGGCACTGATTCTAAGCCTACTCTCTCTCTTACCGCATCTAATAAAGACTGAGCACGTTCCTGACCGACTCCGCCTCTCACAAGTGCTTCAGCTTCTAACAGGTAAGTATCTGCCAACCTGATTTCATAAGTGTTTTGAGGGAAATTAAGCTCCACAGCTCCTGAACCTGTAGAAACATTCTGCTGAGTACCTGCAAATTTTCTTAGTACATAACCACTGTTTTGATAACTTTCGCCATAAGATATAGCCCCAATTTCTTGCAGGCTGTCCAAATTGGTTAGAGTAGCCGAATATCTAGGATCATAGTTACCTCCACCTAAATTGAAGGCATCTGCCAAACCTTGAGTAGGCACACAAAATCCGTAACCAGAAACATAGCGCGGAATAGAAGTTGATAAGCTATCAGTAACAGTGTAGCTTCTAGGTGCCGCAATATGATTTAACACATTACCTTCAGTACAAGGGATACAATCCCATCCTGTATTTGATTCACTACTGTGGGCTACTTCAAAAATAGATTCAGAGTTAAACTCATTTCCTACTTTAAATAAATCGGCAAAATTATCTAATAAACTATAACCATATTGACTAGTACCTCCCGGGGTTCCATTCACTTTTTCAAATTGAGCAGCAGCATCTGAAAATCTTTCCATTTCCAAATACAATTTACCCAGCAGTGCACGAGCTGCTCCTTCTGTAGCTCTACCTCCTTCATTGCTTACGTTTACAGTTGCTGGAAGATGAGGAATAGCATCCAGCAAATCTGTTTCTATTTGTTCATAAACCTGTTCTCTTTCTACCTGCTCTACAGTCAATACATCCTCTGGCAGAATCGTTTCTGTCATTAAAGGAATTTTATAAAAGAACCTTATAAGGTCGAAGTAATAAAATGCTCTTAAAAATTTAGCTTCAGCATTATATCTGGTCTTTAAGCTCTCACTCATACCTGGTATCCCCGGCAGCTTTTCCATAAGTATATTAGCTCTGAAAATTCCAGAGTACCCTTTATTCCAAAGCTCTCCCTGAGGACCTCTAGCTTCATTTAAGGAATAATTTGACATGGCTTGAATATCTGGCTGATCACTAGAGCTACCTCCACCGGCATTAAAATCATCAGACGCTACATTGGTGGCGAAAAGTTTAGAAACATAATTACTACCTATCCACCCCACTGGATCATATGCAGCCACCAAGGCAGCATAAGCCTCTTCCTGATTTTGATAATAATTTATCTCTAACTTACTGGCTACCGGATCCACATCTAGAAAATCATCAGAGCAAGAGCCTGACACAAACATGGCAGCTACTAATAAGCTTAATTTTATATATCTATTTTTAGTCATTTCAGTTCAATTTTTAAATTTATGGATTATCATAAAAGGTCTTAAAAAGACACACTCACACCTACCATGAAAGATCTTGCCTGAGGGTAAATTCCACGGTCAATACTCATTACACCTCCACCTATTTCAGGATCATAACCAGTGTACTTAGTGAAAGTGAATAAGTTTTCAGCCATCAAATAAACTCTAGCACTGGTAATACCCACATCTGACAACATACTGTTAGGGAGTGTATAGCCCAGCTGAACAGTCTTAATGCGGAAGTAATCTCCATCTTCCAGGTAAAAATCAGAAGGTCTCCCGAAATTATAATTATCATCTTTATCAGTTAACCTGGCATAACTGTTAGAAGTACCTTCTCCTGTCCATCTGCCCAAAGCGGCTTTTTGATAATTTGCAGCCTTAATATCTGACCGTCTTAAACCCTGAAAAATCTGATTTCCGGAAACACCTTGACCAAATACAGTGAAATCAAAGTTTTGATAATTCAACTTCACAGTTAACCCATAAGACCAGTTTGGAATTGAATTACCTAAAAATGTTCTGTCATCTGTATCAATAGAACCACTATCATCCAAATCAGCCCATTTAAAATCTCCAGGAACAGCATCTGGCTGAATTACCTGACCTTCGGAGTTAGTATAACTAGCTATCTCCGCTTCATTTTGGAAAACACCAATTATTTTGTATCCATAAAATGAACTAATTGGTTGGCCAACAGCAATCCTTGTAATAGGATCTGTACTACCTTGGAAAGAAGCCTCATCATAGTAATTGCGTGATCCTAAGTTAGTCACCTCATTATGGAGGTAAGAAACGTTTCCATTAACAGTAATACCTAATTTTCCTATTTGTTTGGAATAACCTAAGTCTAACTCGACACCGCTATTCTCCATATCGCCAATATTCACAGCAGGATTACTCACAGTACCTACATAGCCTGGGATGTCCGGGGTTCTTAAAATACCTGTTGTTATTTTCTTGTACCAATCAAAAGTAACACTGAAATCTTGCAGTACGGTTGCCTCAAATCCAACATTTATTTGTGTAGTTTCTTCCCATTGCAAGTCAGGGTTTGCTAGAGCATTAGGACTAAAACCTTGGGAAATATTATTACCAAAAGCATAATTTCTACCCCCTCCAATAATCGACACAAAATTTAATGGTCCAATATTATCATTACCAACTACGCCATAACCTCCTCTTACTTTAAGGAAATTAACGACTTCATTTCTTGGCCAAAATGGCTCATCAGAAGCATTCCAGCCTAAAGACAATGAAGGGAAATAGCCATATCTTTTGTTTTTACCAAAATTACTAGATCCATCTCTCCTAATAACAGCCGTAAGCATGTACCTCTCTTTATAGTCATAATTAACACGGGCAAATAATGAACTTACTTTATGAGGAACAGCTTCTCCTCCACCTCCCCGAGTGTCTTTAGGCAAATAATTCCATCCTAAAGAACCCTCATCAAAACTATTAATAGGTAAATCATAAGCATATAAGTTTACAGAGGTATTATAACTATCTCTATAAGCTCCTTGACCTAATAATACCGTAAAATCATGATCCCCTACTTTCTTAGAATAGGATATAGTATTTTCTAAATTCCAATCTCTTTTTCGATCTACACTCCTTCCAAAAGAATTTCTTGCGTTGTAATTAGAAGGATTAAAATAGAATTCTGGAGTAAAACTCTCACTTCCCCAAAAAGCTAGCTTAGTACCTATGGTAGATCTAATTTTCAAACCTTCTATAGGTGTAAGTTCAACATAAGCATTACCCACTATATTATCAGACCAGTTGTAGTTTCCAAGTCTTGTTTGTATGAAAGCCAGTGGATTTGCCATTTCCTGAGTTACCACTTCAGAAATACCATAATACAGCCCATTAGGTGCCATTACTCCTTTAAGAGAATCATCAGGATAAAGGGGTGAATTTAATCTATCAGGATCGGTTTCGTAAACAGGGGTAGTAGGATCTAAGTTGATAGCCGAACTAAGTGGGCCGCCATACTCACTGTTAGTATTTCCAAGGCCTACACTTTTTTCATGAGAGTATCCTAAGTTCTGACCTACAGTAAGCCAGTCTTTAATTTTATGAGTAGAATTTAATCTTACGTTATATCTCTCATATTTTGAAATATCAGTGGCTACTATACCATCCTGACCAAGATACCCAAACGAAAGATAGAAGTCAGATACATCATTAGCACCGCTAATACTTACTTCATGGTTTTGTCTTCTGGCGTCGTTATTAAATATCTGATCTTGCCAGTCAGTACCTTCACCTAACTCCTGAGGATTTTCAAAGACAATCCCATCCCCTGCTGCTAAAGACGATTCATTTCTTAAGGTAGCATATTCGCGTGCATTAAGTAAATCTAGTTTTCTTGCTGGTGCTGAGGTTCCATAATAACCATTATAATTTACCTTTATTCCTCCTTTTTTACCAGACTTAGTGGTAACCAAAATAACGCCAGTAGCGGCTCGTGCTCCATAAATAGCTTGTGATGCAGCATCTTTCAGCACTTCAATAGATTCAATGTCAGATTGATTCAGGTAGCCAATACCACCATTATCTACAATTACACCATCTACTACCCACAGCGGATCATTGTTATTAAGTGTAGTAATACCTCTAACTCTAATGGTAGCCACTGAGCCAGGCTGACCAGAAGGAGCAGCCATAGTTAAACCAGCCGTTCTTCCTTGAAGTGCCTGGCCTACGTTATTAATAGGTAATGATTCAAGGTCTTCAGCCGAAACGCTGGAAATAGCACCGGTTACCACTTTCTTCTTTTGCTCTCCGTAACCTACAACTACTACCTCTTCCAACGTTTCTACATCTTGTGATAAAGAGATGTTTATCTGAGTTTGATTTCCTACTACTATCTTCTGAGTTTCATATCCAATAAAAGAAAATAACAGGGTTTTACCAGACTCTACATTAAGCGAAAAAGTTCCGTTAATATCGGTAACTGTACCTTTTGAGGTACCTTCTACTAACACATTTACACCAGGTATTGGATCTGAAGTCTCTCCGTCCACCACTGTCCCGGTGATGGTAGACTGCCCAAAAGCCCATTGTGTCAGTACTAAAAAACTGATCAATAAGTAGCATTTTATTTTCATACAAATAAGGGTTAAGTTTTTAGTAATTGGGTGTCATTTCGCAATCGTTTTCGTTGATTAAAAAGTAAATGACACTGCAATATATCTCTACTTATTTCCTGCACAAAAAATAGCACTACACTTCAATTACACCATTCAAAAAATGTACTTCGCCAACAATACTTCAAAATATTTTAATTATCTGTTTATCAAATGATTAACACTACGCCTTTTTACTTCACAGGCCACTATTTATTAAATAGAAATACATTTTTTGGTAATAATTATTAAATTAGCCGCAATCGTTTGATAATTCCCCCAATAAGCAAATGTTATCAACTACTTTAAAATATAGGATCGCACTACTCTTCATCTTATTAGTGCTCATTTTTTCACCTACAGAAGCTCAAGAGCTTGCGAGTGAAATTGCCGGTAAGCCGGGCATAGTGCACTATACTCAAAAAGAGTTCAAGGCAGATCAACAATTCTGGGCCGTATGTGAAGACAATAATGGCATTCTTTATTTTGGTAATAATGATGGAGCCATCATATTTGATGGAGAAACCTGGCATAAGGTGAGCATTCCCAATAATTCATCAATCAGGTGCCTTGCTGCAGATTCTCTTGGTAATGTTTATGCAGGTGCTTTTAATGAATTCGGGCTGATCAAGAAAGATGAAACGGGAAACTACTATTACCAATCACTCTTTGACACTTTAAAATTTAATGACAGTAAAATAGAAAACCTTTGGGAGGTCCATATTTTAAAATCTACCGTCATTTTCAGAAGCTTTGGTAAACTGATAGCCATTTCAGGCAATAAGGTTACTCAATTGCCCTCCAGAAGCTATTTTGTTAAATCCTTCGTAGTAAACAACAATTATTATGTGCATGACCTGAACGAAGGTATTTTCAGGCTGAACCTTGAAAACATGCAGCTTCAGCAGTGCCTCACTTTTGCACAGATAAAACAAGAAGAGCTCATTGCTCTGCTCCCCATTACTAATAGCGAAGAAGTACTTGGGATAAGTAAAACCGGTAAAGTATTCAATTTAGATTTAACAAAAGGCACTTCTACATTCAGTCATCAAATCTTCGATAAGGGGACCAATCAAGTGGAATCGGCCATAGTAGGTAAAGATGGCTTTTATTATCTGGCCACCTTGAGTGAAGGTATCCTTAAAATGGATCAAAAAGGCCTTATATTAAATAAATCCGATTACTTACCTACCTTACAAGACAGGAGTGTGATTAACCTGTATCAGACTCGGCAAGGTAACTTATGGGCCTTACTCAACCGTGGGCTGGATTACATCACTTTCAACTCTCCCATCTCAGCCATTTTTGAAGGGGCTAATATTTATGATGTCATCATCAATAATAGTGAAATGTATCTGGCTACCAATCAGGGAATTTTTTATTCGGACTCTATCAATATTAAAAAGCCCATTTTCACACAAATACCAGGCACTGAAGGACAGGCTTGGTCAATAGATAAACGTAGCGGAGACATACTGGCAAGTCATGACAAGGGCATTTTTATACTTAACCATGGCAATGCCACCAAAGTGGGAGAAGAAACAGGCATATGGAAAACCATTGCCACCCAGGAGAACGAAAACCTATTTCTTGCCGCCACTTATAATGGCCTTTTAGTTATAGAAAAAAAGAATGGCCATTGGACCTATAAAAATAGAATTAAAGGTTTTGACGAATCAACAAGGGATATTTTAGAAACCGAAACTCCCGGCACCTACTGGGTTTGCCATGGTTTTAAAGGGGTGTTTAAGATAAAAATGGATCCAGGCTACACCAGAGTTACCTCCGTAGAGCATTTTACTACTCAAAATGGTTTTACCTATCCTTACAGCATTAATGTAACTAAATGGCAAGACCAGATTGTATTTACCACCGACGAAGGTATTTTCACATACAACCAAAATAACAATCAGTTTGAGCCCTACCAGCCGCTTAATTCCATACTTGATTCTACCTACAATACCCGCACACTCATAGAGCATGAAGATAAGACCTGGTTCATTCAAGATGATGAAGCGGGCTATTTTGTTACCAAATCTCCTGATCAATTTGAAAAGGGCTACTTCCTGAAATTTAAAGGTGACTTTAACCGTGGCATGGAGTGCATCTTGCCCATTAGTCAGGATCAGGTAATGCTAGGTACCAAAAGAGGCCTTTATCTCTTTGACCTTACTTATAAAGACCGCGCTCAGGAAGCACATACTATGATTACCAGCGCACAGTATTATAAAGGAGAAACTCAGAAAAGCCTGACTTTAAATGGCGACAGCAGAGTGGTTTTACCGAACGGGACTAATACGCTGCGTTTTGACTTTGCTGTACCCCAAATGCAAAATGATGCTGATATTCAATACTCCTACAAACTAGAAGAAGTAGATAAAAAATGGTCTGACTGGGATCTGGCTTCCTATAAAGAATACGCTCACCTTATGCCCGGCAAGTACACCTTCAAGGTGAAAAGCAGGAGCCTGATAGGTACTAGAGGAGATGTTGCTTCTATTTCTTTTGAAATATTGCCTCTATGGTACCAGACTATTTGGGCTGCCATTGCCTACTTTTTAATAGCTGCAGGGCTGGCAGCATTTATAATCCAATGGGTTAAAAAGAAAATAGCTAAGGAAAATGCTAAAACAAGGGCTGAAGAACAGCAAGCTAAAAAGCTACTTGAGTTAGAAGTAGATCAGCTTAAGTTAAAAGCCGAAAAGGATAAAATAAACCGTGATAAGGTAATTCTACAGGAAAATATAATTCATAAAAGTAAGGAGTTGGCTAATTACACCATGCTACTGGTAAAGAAAAAGGAAATTTTCTCTGAGATACAGGAGGATATAAAAACACTTCGCAGCCAGGTTAAAACCGAAGGATCACGAAAAAAACTTCAGAGTATGTATGCCAAGCTTAACGACCATGTTATAGGTGTGGAATACATGAACGTTTTTGAATCCAATTTCGAAAAAGTACACCACGACTTTTTTGCTAACCTAAAAGCCAAATACCCTGATCTTACTCAACGAGAACTTCGTTTATGTGCTTTTATTAAAATGAATCTTACTAATAAGGAAATATCTCCTTTACTCAATATTTCCGTTCGCGGAGTAGAGACGGCTCGCTACAGAATTAGGAAAAAGCTGCATTTGGAGCACGACTCTAACTTCACTGAATTTCTTGAGAGCGTTGCTGTAAGCTAATGCTTATGGCCTATCTGGCCTTACATTATCTTTATTCACAAATTCTGAACTTAACGGATTTTGACCGTAGGCAGATTGCTCAGCACTATAGTTAGGTGTAGAAGTGATTGATGCCGGATCTTCTTCACTTATATGTTGTATATGCAGTAACGCATTTGGGTCTTTTTGTAAGTCTTTGATGTTTCTTCTGTCTTGTCGTTTCATAGTTGTTTTTTTGTAACTATAAAGACAAAGGCGATGCCAAAAAGGCTTATTTCAGAAGTTTTCTGATTTTATTTAACTTTTCTTCCGTAATCGGCTTTGATTGGAATAAAAGCACATCAGAATTAGCACTTATGCGTTCTTTGTCAAAGTCATTATCTGAGCTGGTGAGTACAATTATGGTGATGTGTTTCCTTACTTCCTCAGGAAATGTGGCATATGCTTCCAAAAACTCAAAGCCATCAATCACCGGCATGTTTAAATCCAGAAATATGATATCCGGCATCTGGTTAGATTCTGTGTTTGATAAATAGTCTAGTGCTTCCCTGGCTGAAAAACAGGTAATTACCTTCTCAGAAAATTGATCAAACTCTATCACTTTCTGATTAATAAAAACATCTATTTCATTGTCATCTATCAACATGACAATATCCGCACATTTACTATTCATTCTCCGGATTTCAAATCATTAAATTTGCAGCGATATTACTTATTAACGTACATGAATCCAACTAAGATTAAAAAACATTTCAAATAATATACAAAATATCCTATTTATTACTAGCTTAAATCATTTTGACATTAACTATAATCCTTTGGTTATAAAAAGGGGCTATACTCCTCTTCGTCAGGCTATCCGTACACACAAAATAATATTTGGCCGCATCTCATAGATAAAGCAAAAAACATAGATAGATGTTTCATTCATACAAAAAAAATATTAAAATTGGAGTTTCATTTTTATTAACCTATAACACTATGAATTACAAAAAATTAGGTTCTGCATTTTTCACTCTACTAATAATTTTTGGACTCACATCTTGTGGTCAAAAAACAGAAAAAGAAGCTGGAGATGCTTCTGAAGAACTTGAAGCAGCTGAACCAGAATTAAAAGAGCAAATTGAAGAGGTAGTATATGAGATACCATCTCCTTCAGAAATACCTACCTTACTTGAAAGAACAGGTGCAGAATACAACGGATCACTTATCAACCCTGCTGATAAAGCTGATTCTTATGTATCTACTAACGACAAAGCAGCTTTAAACCTGGGAGTTTATGCTACTGATATTGGCTACTTAGTGTCTTATGATAAGGCACAGGATGCCCTAACCTACATTTCTTCTTCTAAAAAATTATCTGATAACTTAGGTGTTACAGGTGCTATAGACAGCAAACTTTTGAAAAGATTTGAGGATAATCTTTCTAGAAAAGATTCTCTGGTTATACTTATCAACTCTACCATTGACAAAACAGAGTCTTATTTAAAAGATGATGACAGAAATCAATTAGCAGCATTAGTAGTAGCAGGTTCTTTTGTAGAAGGCCTTTATATCTCTACTGGTTTGGTAAAAACTTACCCTACTGATATTCTTCCTGAAGACAAAAGAAATTTGGTACTTACTCCACTTATCGATGTAATCTTAAAACAAGAGCAATCAGTAAAAGATCTTTCTAAAATGATAGACGCACTTGATAAAAGCGGTCCTGTTGCTGAACTTAGCACTAAGCTTAAAGCTTTAGAGGCTGATTATGAAAAGCTGAATATCGAAGAGCAAATCAAAAATAACAGAGCTGATCTTGTACTTACTGATGCTACGCTTCAAGAAATTACTTCTAAAGTAGCTGAAATCAGAAGTATGATTGTAGAATAATATACATCATGTTTGTTAACCTTAAAGGATCGGAGCTTTCCGATCCTTTTTTTATTTTCTACTATTTAATTACGTGGAGCCAACCCGTGCAGGTGTACTCATTATCAATAGAAGCCTCAAAATAATATACTCCTGAAACCTGGCCTTCTGCCTGCCAATCATTTTGATAATCACTGGTTTCATAAACCAACTTACCCCAACGGTTATAAATCTTTAAGGCCTTTAAAACATCCTCAGGCAATATTTCGAAATAATCATTATCCATTTTAAGACCCGGAGTAATTACGTTAGGCACTTTAAGTTCATAAAAGGAATAACTGGCTGTGGCCTCATTAACACAAAACTCATTCATAGCACTAAGTCTAATGGTATAATCACCATCTTTAGCATAACTATAGTCTACAATTTGCTCATCTTTTATCTCGGTGTCATCTCCTAAAGACCACACAAAACCAGATCCATTAGAGGAAGTATTAGTTAATCGAACGGAAGGCCTCGAGAAACAATCATATATTTTCTCTGCAGAAAAGGAAATATCCAAAGCCGGAATCACATTAACGGTAACCTGGTCTGATGCTGTACACCCATTACTATCTACCATGTTTACCCAATAGGTAGTGGTGTCATTAGGAGAAACTACAGGCGATTTTT includes the following:
- a CDS encoding response regulator is translated as MNSKCADIVMLIDDNEIDVFINQKVIEFDQFSEKVITCFSAREALDYLSNTESNQMPDIIFLDLNMPVIDGFEFLEAYATFPEEVRKHITIIVLTSSDNDFDKERISANSDVLLFQSKPITEEKLNKIRKLLK
- a CDS encoding helix-turn-helix and ligand-binding sensor domain-containing protein, whose product is MLSTTLKYRIALLFILLVLIFSPTEAQELASEIAGKPGIVHYTQKEFKADQQFWAVCEDNNGILYFGNNDGAIIFDGETWHKVSIPNNSSIRCLAADSLGNVYAGAFNEFGLIKKDETGNYYYQSLFDTLKFNDSKIENLWEVHILKSTVIFRSFGKLIAISGNKVTQLPSRSYFVKSFVVNNNYYVHDLNEGIFRLNLENMQLQQCLTFAQIKQEELIALLPITNSEEVLGISKTGKVFNLDLTKGTSTFSHQIFDKGTNQVESAIVGKDGFYYLATLSEGILKMDQKGLILNKSDYLPTLQDRSVINLYQTRQGNLWALLNRGLDYITFNSPISAIFEGANIYDVIINNSEMYLATNQGIFYSDSINIKKPIFTQIPGTEGQAWSIDKRSGDILASHDKGIFILNHGNATKVGEETGIWKTIATQENENLFLAATYNGLLVIEKKNGHWTYKNRIKGFDESTRDILETETPGTYWVCHGFKGVFKIKMDPGYTRVTSVEHFTTQNGFTYPYSINVTKWQDQIVFTTDEGIFTYNQNNNQFEPYQPLNSILDSTYNTRTLIEHEDKTWFIQDDEAGYFVTKSPDQFEKGYFLKFKGDFNRGMECILPISQDQVMLGTKRGLYLFDLTYKDRAQEAHTMITSAQYYKGETQKSLTLNGDSRVVLPNGTNTLRFDFAVPQMQNDADIQYSYKLEEVDKKWSDWDLASYKEYAHLMPGKYTFKVKSRSLIGTRGDVASISFEILPLWYQTIWAAIAYFLIAAGLAAFIIQWVKKKIAKENAKTRAEEQQAKKLLELEVDQLKLKAEKDKINRDKVILQENIIHKSKELANYTMLLVKKKEIFSEIQEDIKTLRSQVKTEGSRKKLQSMYAKLNDHVIGVEYMNVFESNFEKVHHDFFANLKAKYPDLTQRELRLCAFIKMNLTNKEISPLLNISVRGVETARYRIRKKLHLEHDSNFTEFLESVAVS